Proteins from a single region of Amycolatopsis sp. CA-230715:
- a CDS encoding class I adenylate-forming enzyme family protein yields the protein MSSFFLTRVLETAESGGDRIAFRGHGGELSYADAGRVLRRLHASLGIAPGEVVALVGGNRPETLLAQFAIQLSGASVVLVGASSSIPDRLAMLEGAGVTTLVLDPEREHAAELAAAVGPDRVRELGYAADLLATEGESPVALPDSVRVIFPSGGTTGVPKLIAHTGMYDGIAHIFPWEPEAGNRILVVAPLSHMTGNAGALGGFLRGDLVVLHEKFDAGAVLDAIAAERLTHLSLTPPRLSALLDHPDLATTDLSSVRSLSLGASPLSPKRLSQALEVFGPVVGQGYGLTENPVVATIAAADFDSHPHRLASVGRIAPGTEAKIAGDVGEVLVKGLAMMDGYFGQPELTAAAFTEDGWLRTGDLGRFDEDGFLYLLDRTDDVIVTGEHGTKVYSTVVEHALLEHPRVEEAAVFGVDDGEQRVVHAVVVASGVTEEDLRAFLLAHFGAGHFVPKRIEFTDRLPLTGIGKIDKKKLLAMSK from the coding sequence GTGAGCAGCTTCTTCCTGACCAGGGTGCTGGAAACCGCCGAGTCCGGCGGCGACCGGATCGCGTTCCGCGGGCACGGCGGCGAACTGTCCTATGCGGACGCTGGGCGGGTGCTCCGGCGGCTGCACGCCTCGCTGGGCATCGCACCGGGCGAGGTCGTCGCGCTCGTCGGCGGGAACCGGCCGGAGACACTGCTCGCGCAGTTCGCGATCCAGCTCTCCGGCGCGAGCGTCGTGCTCGTCGGCGCGTCGAGCAGCATTCCCGACCGGCTCGCGATGCTGGAGGGCGCCGGGGTGACCACGCTCGTGCTGGATCCGGAGCGGGAGCACGCCGCCGAACTCGCCGCCGCGGTCGGCCCCGATCGTGTGCGCGAACTCGGCTACGCGGCCGATCTCCTTGCCACCGAAGGGGAATCGCCGGTCGCACTGCCGGATTCGGTGCGCGTGATCTTCCCGTCCGGCGGGACCACCGGAGTGCCCAAGCTCATCGCGCACACCGGGATGTACGACGGGATCGCGCACATTTTCCCGTGGGAACCGGAAGCGGGCAACCGGATCCTCGTGGTCGCGCCGCTGTCCCACATGACCGGTAACGCGGGCGCGCTCGGCGGTTTCCTGCGCGGCGATCTCGTTGTGCTGCACGAAAAGTTCGACGCGGGCGCGGTGCTCGACGCGATCGCGGCCGAGCGGCTCACGCACCTTTCCCTTACCCCGCCCCGATTGTCGGCGCTGCTGGACCACCCCGACCTCGCCACGACCGACCTGAGCAGCGTCCGCTCGCTGTCGCTCGGCGCGAGCCCGCTGTCCCCGAAGCGGTTGAGCCAGGCGCTCGAAGTGTTCGGCCCCGTCGTCGGCCAAGGGTACGGGCTCACCGAAAACCCCGTGGTCGCCACGATCGCGGCCGCGGACTTCGACAGCCATCCGCACCGGCTCGCTTCGGTTGGCCGGATCGCGCCCGGAACCGAGGCGAAGATCGCCGGAGACGTCGGCGAAGTCCTCGTCAAAGGACTGGCCATGATGGACGGTTACTTCGGACAGCCGGAGCTGACCGCGGCCGCGTTCACCGAGGACGGCTGGCTGCGCACCGGCGATCTCGGCCGGTTCGACGAGGACGGCTTCCTGTACCTGCTCGACCGCACCGACGACGTGATCGTCACCGGTGAGCACGGCACCAAGGTGTACTCGACAGTGGTCGAGCACGCGCTGCTGGAGCACCCGCGCGTCGAAGAGGCCGCCGTGTTCGGTGTGGACGACGGCGAGCAGCGGGTCGTGCACGCCGTGGTGGTGGCGAGCGGGGTGACCGAAGAGGACTTGCGCGCCTTCCTGCTGGCGCACTTCGGCGCCGGGCACTTCGTCCCGAAGCGGATCGAGTTCACCGACCGGCTGCCGCTGACCGGTATCGGAAAGATCGACAAGAAAAAGTTGCTGGCGATGTCGAAGTAG
- a CDS encoding sensor histidine kinase: protein MLGVVPGGTGTFGRAHPKIERVAAPVFTAVGLVALAATTLWAGLTDNSPPGNWPGTLALASGTAVWLLGTLWAFPNRVRHPVLVGVFFVGLLGFGAALMIRDDVYNAFLSVGYPFAFALFTARVSVFAVALTAVTPLLTRAGLGTMADSPLWVVLVSVVGPLLYAAYWVGRENDQRRKANDQLAESNRKLEQALEENAELQAKLLAGAREAGVLDERQRMAREIHDTLAQGLTGIITQLHAADRARDDPERWQRHLDQVHALAKESLTEARRSVRAMRPEPLAAARLPDAIADLARRWSESSGVPVAVETTGEPRSLLPELEIAVYRVAQEALTNIEKHAGATKTGVTLSYLDDVVLLDVRDDGTGFTPGECGPARDGSGFGLEGMRQRVARVSGTVVVESSPGEGTAVSAQIPAIPAERGEPQ from the coding sequence ATGCTGGGCGTAGTACCGGGCGGCACCGGAACCTTCGGCAGGGCGCACCCGAAGATCGAGCGCGTCGCCGCACCGGTGTTCACGGCCGTCGGGCTGGTGGCACTCGCCGCGACGACGCTGTGGGCCGGGTTGACCGACAATTCCCCGCCCGGCAACTGGCCGGGCACGCTCGCGCTCGCGAGCGGTACCGCGGTGTGGCTGCTGGGCACGCTGTGGGCGTTCCCGAACCGCGTGCGCCATCCCGTGCTGGTGGGCGTGTTCTTCGTCGGATTGCTGGGTTTCGGCGCCGCGCTGATGATCCGCGACGACGTCTACAACGCGTTCCTCTCGGTCGGGTACCCGTTCGCGTTCGCGCTGTTCACCGCGCGGGTGAGCGTGTTCGCGGTCGCGTTGACCGCGGTCACGCCGTTGCTGACGCGCGCGGGGCTCGGCACGATGGCGGACTCCCCGCTGTGGGTGGTCCTGGTGTCGGTGGTGGGCCCGCTGCTCTACGCCGCGTACTGGGTCGGACGGGAGAACGACCAGCGCCGCAAGGCGAACGACCAACTCGCCGAGAGCAACCGCAAGCTGGAGCAGGCGCTCGAAGAAAACGCCGAACTGCAGGCCAAGTTGCTGGCAGGCGCCCGCGAGGCCGGTGTCCTCGACGAACGGCAGCGGATGGCGCGCGAAATCCACGACACCCTCGCCCAGGGCCTCACCGGGATCATCACGCAGCTGCACGCCGCGGACCGGGCGCGCGACGATCCCGAGCGCTGGCAACGCCACCTGGACCAGGTGCACGCGCTGGCGAAGGAGAGCCTGACCGAGGCGCGCCGGTCGGTGCGCGCGATGCGCCCGGAACCCCTTGCCGCAGCACGGCTTCCCGACGCGATCGCCGATCTGGCGCGGCGGTGGTCCGAGTCCTCCGGGGTGCCCGTCGCGGTCGAAACGACCGGCGAACCGCGCTCGCTGCTGCCGGAACTGGAGATCGCCGTGTACCGGGTGGCGCAGGAAGCGCTCACGAACATCGAAAAGCACGCTGGGGCAACGAAAACCGGCGTCACTCTGTCCTATTTGGACGACGTGGTGCTGCTGGACGTGCGCGACGACGGCACCGGGTTCACCCCCGGCGAATGCGGGCCCGCGCGCGACGGCAGCGGTTTCGGGCTCGAAGGCATGCGCCAGCGCGTCGCGCGCGTGTCCGGCACTGTCGTCGTGGAAAGCTCTCCCGGCGAGGGCACCGCCGTGAGTGCCCAGATTCCCGCGATCCCGGCCGAGCGAGGAGAACCGCAGTGA
- a CDS encoding response regulator: protein MIRLIIADDHPIVRDGLRGAFTGEDDIEVVAEAANGAEALSMTAAFRPDLVLMDLRMPVVDGVTAIRKLAETAPGVRVLVLTTFDSETDVLPAVEAGATGYLLKDAPTAELLRAVRTAAAGESVLSPSVAGKLMGQVRKPAQGTLTKRELEVLKLVADGASNKAAAAKLFISEASIKTHLLHIYAKLEVRDRAGAVGEAYRRKLLG from the coding sequence GTGATCAGGCTGATCATCGCCGACGATCATCCGATCGTGCGGGACGGGCTGCGCGGCGCGTTCACCGGCGAGGACGACATCGAGGTGGTCGCCGAGGCCGCGAACGGCGCGGAAGCGCTGTCGATGACCGCCGCGTTCCGGCCCGACCTGGTGCTGATGGACCTGCGGATGCCGGTGGTCGACGGGGTGACCGCGATCAGGAAGCTCGCCGAGACCGCGCCGGGCGTGCGGGTGCTCGTGCTCACCACGTTCGACTCCGAAACCGACGTGCTGCCCGCGGTGGAGGCGGGCGCGACCGGGTACCTGCTGAAGGACGCGCCGACCGCGGAACTGCTGCGCGCGGTCAGGACGGCGGCCGCTGGCGAGTCGGTGCTGTCGCCGTCGGTGGCGGGCAAGCTGATGGGGCAGGTGCGCAAACCCGCGCAGGGCACGCTGACGAAACGCGAGCTGGAGGTCCTCAAGCTGGTGGCCGACGGCGCGAGCAACAAGGCCGCCGCCGCGAAGCTGTTCATCAGCGAAGCCAGCATCAAGACCCATCTGCTGCACATCTACGCCAAGCTCGAAGTGCGCGACCGCGCGGGCGCCGTGGGTGAGGCATATCGCCGCAAACTCCTCGGCTGA
- a CDS encoding GNAT family N-acetyltransferase — MDHVEINAGEFYLRRLRADDLMDDRPALVEGFTDPVFRRFEPGLAVTTLEDAGAYIAKRDAEWAADERCSWAIAEPTTGALLGEVGIKKLDLDAGTGEASIWLHPAGRGRGAASVSLGAALRFVFGAVGLTRVDYVHCEANSASRAVAERCGFTYVEVFGEDRPDLGREVRWVRTP, encoded by the coding sequence GTGGACCACGTGGAGATCAACGCGGGCGAGTTCTACTTGCGACGGTTGCGCGCGGACGACCTGATGGACGACCGGCCCGCGCTCGTCGAAGGCTTCACCGATCCGGTGTTCCGCCGGTTCGAACCCGGTCTCGCGGTCACCACCCTCGAAGACGCCGGGGCCTACATCGCCAAGCGCGACGCCGAATGGGCGGCCGACGAGCGGTGCTCGTGGGCGATCGCGGAGCCGACCACCGGCGCGCTGCTCGGCGAGGTAGGGATCAAGAAGCTCGACCTGGACGCGGGCACCGGCGAGGCGTCGATCTGGCTCCACCCCGCAGGCCGCGGCCGCGGCGCCGCCTCCGTCTCGCTCGGCGCGGCGCTGCGGTTCGTCTTCGGCGCGGTCGGCCTGACCCGAGTGGACTACGTGCACTGCGAGGCGAACTCCGCCTCCCGCGCGGTGGCCGAGCGCTGCGGGTTCACCTACGTCGAGGTGTTCGGCGAGGACCGGCCAGACCTCGGCCGCGAGGTGCGCTGGGTGCGCACGCCGTGA